In one Moritella sp. 5 genomic region, the following are encoded:
- a CDS encoding amidohydrolase, with protein MFASKNFFNKTLIAASIIFATSVTAAEKVDLMITDATVLTMNSDKTIYENGTVVIKGNKIIAVGNAELAQQYKANKVMNVDGDIVMPGLINTHTHVSMTVFRSLADDVPGRLHRYIFPLEKKLVSRDMVRIGANLGNLEMVKGGVTTYSDMYYFEDEVAKTVDKIGMRAILGETVIKFPVADAQNAQEGIQYALNFIEEYKDHPRITPAFAPHAPYTNTTEVLQQITQLAKEHNVPVLIHLAESERENESIAKRSDGKSPVEYMDSIGSLDERLVAAHMINVSESDIELVKKADTGVAHNMSANIKSAKGVSPALKMYDENVRIGLGTDGPMSGNTLSTIDEFNQVAKVHKLVNHDRGAMPPIKVIDMATMGAARALHMEDKIGSLEVGKLADVIVIDTKAPNMVPMYNPYSVLVYSANSANVRHSIIAGKVIMQDRDMLTVNEKEIVTEAIEFTKKVRQTVIENGEKVI; from the coding sequence ATGTTTGCTAGTAAGAATTTTTTTAACAAGACATTAATAGCCGCTTCTATTATTTTTGCAACGTCAGTGACAGCTGCAGAAAAAGTAGATCTCATGATCACTGACGCCACAGTATTAACGATGAACAGTGATAAAACCATTTATGAAAATGGAACCGTGGTTATTAAAGGGAATAAAATTATTGCCGTTGGTAATGCAGAGCTTGCACAACAATACAAAGCAAACAAGGTCATGAATGTGGATGGCGACATCGTTATGCCAGGCTTAATTAATACTCATACTCACGTATCAATGACCGTATTCCGTTCATTAGCAGATGATGTTCCAGGACGATTACACCGCTACATCTTCCCACTAGAGAAGAAACTAGTAAGCCGTGACATGGTGCGTATTGGCGCTAACCTTGGTAACCTAGAAATGGTTAAAGGTGGCGTAACAACGTATAGCGATATGTATTACTTTGAAGACGAGGTAGCAAAGACTGTTGATAAAATTGGTATGCGTGCAATCCTAGGTGAAACAGTGATTAAATTCCCTGTTGCCGATGCACAAAATGCACAAGAAGGCATTCAATACGCACTTAACTTTATTGAAGAATATAAAGATCATCCACGTATTACCCCTGCATTTGCCCCCCATGCACCTTATACAAATACCACAGAAGTTTTGCAACAAATCACTCAGTTAGCAAAAGAGCATAACGTACCTGTATTAATTCATTTAGCTGAATCAGAACGTGAAAACGAAAGTATTGCTAAACGTTCTGACGGTAAATCGCCTGTTGAATACATGGATAGTATTGGTTCATTAGACGAACGTTTAGTGGCTGCTCACATGATCAATGTAAGCGAATCTGATATCGAACTAGTGAAAAAAGCCGATACGGGTGTTGCACATAACATGAGTGCAAACATCAAATCAGCGAAAGGTGTATCACCCGCGCTTAAAATGTATGACGAAAACGTGCGTATTGGTTTAGGTACTGATGGTCCAATGTCGGGTAATACATTAAGTACAATCGATGAATTTAACCAAGTGGCTAAAGTTCACAAACTAGTGAATCACGATCGCGGTGCAATGCCCCCTATTAAAGTTATCGACATGGCGACGATGGGCGCAGCAAGAGCATTGCATATGGAAGATAAAATTGGTTCTTTAGAGGTTGGAAAACTAGCTGATGTTATCGTAATTGATACAAAAGCGCCAAACATGGTACCTATGTACAATCCATACTCTGTACTTGTGTACTCAGCAAACTCTGCGAATGTACGCCACTCTATCATTGCAGGTAAGGTGATCATGCAAGATCGTGACATGCTAACGGTTAACGAAAAAGAAATCGTTACTGAAGCAATAGAATTCACTAAAAAAGTACGTCAAACAGTGATAGAGAACGGTGAAAAAGTAATATAA
- a CDS encoding isovaleryl-CoA dehydrogenase, translating to MANSYTSLNFALGETIELLRESVTAFANDEIAPRAAQIDQDNLFPADMWQKFGDMGLLGITISEEYGGVDMNYLAHVIAMQEISRASASVGLSYGAHSNLCVNQIFRHGNAKQKQKYLPKLISGEHVGALAMTEPNAGSDVVSMKLSAVLEGDNYILNGNKMWITNGPEASTYIVYAKTAPEFNSHGITAFIVERSFDGFSQAQKLDKLGMRGSNTCELVFQHCRVPKDNILGELNKGVHVLMSGLDYERLVLTGGPLGIMDACMDLVVPYIHQRKQFGKAIGEFQLVQAKIADMYSQMNAAKCYTYTVARACDNGEASRKDCAGVILYCAELATKMALDTIQLLGGNGYSNEYPAGRLLRDAKLYEIGAGTSEMRRILIGRELFNESGV from the coding sequence ATGGCCAACTCCTACACATCACTCAACTTTGCCCTTGGCGAAACCATCGAACTGCTGCGTGAAAGCGTGACAGCGTTCGCAAATGACGAAATAGCCCCACGCGCAGCACAAATAGATCAAGATAATCTGTTTCCAGCGGATATGTGGCAAAAGTTTGGTGACATGGGATTATTGGGTATCACCATCAGTGAAGAATATGGTGGTGTTGATATGAACTACCTTGCTCATGTCATCGCGATGCAGGAAATAAGCCGCGCATCTGCATCGGTAGGATTAAGCTATGGCGCACATTCTAATCTTTGTGTTAATCAGATATTTAGGCATGGCAATGCCAAGCAAAAACAGAAGTACCTGCCCAAACTCATTAGCGGAGAACACGTAGGTGCATTAGCCATGACCGAACCCAATGCGGGTTCTGATGTTGTTTCAATGAAATTAAGTGCGGTATTGGAAGGTGACAACTACATACTAAACGGCAATAAAATGTGGATCACCAACGGACCCGAAGCCAGTACTTATATCGTTTACGCAAAAACAGCACCCGAATTTAACAGCCATGGTATTACTGCTTTTATTGTTGAACGCAGTTTTGATGGGTTTAGCCAAGCGCAAAAGCTGGACAAATTAGGCATGCGTGGTTCCAATACCTGTGAGCTTGTGTTTCAACATTGCCGTGTACCCAAAGACAATATCCTGGGCGAACTCAATAAAGGCGTACACGTATTAATGAGTGGCCTTGATTACGAACGCCTTGTGCTAACTGGCGGACCACTCGGGATCATGGATGCTTGTATGGATCTCGTCGTCCCTTATATCCACCAGCGTAAACAGTTCGGTAAAGCCATTGGTGAATTCCAACTTGTGCAAGCCAAAATTGCTGACATGTATAGCCAAATGAACGCGGCCAAATGCTATACCTATACAGTTGCACGCGCTTGTGACAACGGCGAAGCCAGCCGTAAAGACTGTGCAGGTGTGATCTTATATTGCGCCGAATTGGCCACAAAAATGGCACTCGATACAATTCAATTGTTAGGCGGAAATGGTTACAGCAACGAATACCCTGCAGGCCGTTTACTTCGTGATGCTAAGCTCTATGAAATTGGCGCCGGTACATCAGAAATGCGTCGTATATTGATTGGCCGGGAACTGTTTAATGAGTCAGGAGTCTAG
- a CDS encoding carboxyl transferase domain-containing protein, with protein MARIGTTLNIKHPIFVAKQQAMLDLVKQLEINLEQIKQGGGEIAQQRHLARGKMLARERIDALLDPGSPLLELGQFAAWQYYHEAVPAAGVVAGIGRVNGIECMVIANDATVKGGTYYPLTVKKHLRAQEIAERCCLPCIYLVDSGGAFLPQQDDVFPDRDHFGRIFFNQANMSAKGIPQIASVMGLCTAGGAYVPAMADESIIVKQQGTIFLAGPPLVKAATGEEVTAEELGGADVHCKTSGVADHYAQDDAHALQLVRQAIANINHVKRPDLTIYPSAPPLYDSHELYGIVGTDLKKQFDVKEVIARIVDNSELDEFKACYGTTLVCGFSRIQGYPVGIIANNGILFSESAQKGAHFIQLCCKRKVPLVFLQNITGFMVGKKYEAEGIAKHGAKMVAAVACAQVPKFTVIIGGSYGAGNYGMCGRAYDPTLLWIWPNARISVMGGEQAASVLSQIKKDGLARNNKIMTDDEETKFKAPIIEQYETQGDPYYASARLWDDGIIDPLQTRQVLGLAISAALNAPIKDTQFGIFRM; from the coding sequence ATGGCTAGAATAGGCACAACACTCAATATCAAACACCCTATTTTTGTCGCGAAACAACAAGCCATGCTAGATCTTGTAAAACAACTAGAAATTAACCTAGAACAAATCAAACAAGGCGGTGGTGAAATAGCACAACAGCGCCATTTAGCCCGAGGTAAAATGCTTGCCCGAGAGCGTATTGATGCTTTATTAGATCCAGGTTCTCCCTTATTAGAACTAGGTCAATTTGCCGCTTGGCAGTATTATCACGAAGCGGTTCCAGCTGCGGGTGTGGTGGCCGGTATTGGGCGCGTTAATGGTATCGAATGTATGGTCATTGCCAACGATGCCACCGTCAAAGGCGGCACTTATTATCCATTAACCGTTAAAAAGCACCTGCGCGCCCAAGAAATAGCTGAACGTTGCTGCCTACCTTGTATCTATTTAGTCGACTCTGGTGGTGCATTTTTACCCCAGCAAGATGACGTTTTCCCCGACCGCGACCACTTTGGCCGTATCTTCTTTAACCAAGCGAATATGTCCGCCAAAGGCATTCCACAAATCGCCTCTGTCATGGGGTTATGTACCGCAGGTGGCGCTTACGTTCCCGCAATGGCAGATGAATCTATCATTGTAAAACAGCAAGGTACCATTTTCCTCGCAGGCCCTCCATTAGTCAAAGCAGCAACTGGCGAAGAAGTCACTGCTGAAGAATTAGGTGGTGCCGATGTGCATTGTAAAACATCGGGGGTTGCCGACCATTATGCCCAAGACGATGCCCACGCATTACAGCTGGTACGCCAAGCTATCGCCAATATCAACCATGTAAAACGCCCTGATTTAACCATTTACCCCAGTGCCCCACCGCTATACGATAGCCATGAACTGTACGGTATTGTTGGCACCGATTTAAAAAAACAATTCGATGTTAAAGAAGTCATAGCCCGTATTGTTGATAACTCCGAACTCGATGAATTTAAAGCATGCTACGGCACAACACTGGTGTGTGGTTTTTCCCGTATTCAGGGTTACCCTGTCGGTATCATCGCCAACAACGGCATCTTATTTTCTGAATCTGCCCAAAAAGGCGCGCATTTTATTCAACTTTGCTGCAAACGCAAGGTCCCATTAGTATTCCTGCAAAATATCACTGGGTTTATGGTCGGAAAAAAGTACGAAGCAGAAGGCATAGCAAAGCACGGTGCAAAAATGGTTGCCGCAGTAGCTTGCGCACAAGTGCCTAAGTTTACCGTCATTATTGGCGGTAGTTATGGTGCCGGTAATTATGGTATGTGTGGCCGTGCTTACGACCCCACCTTGTTATGGATATGGCCGAATGCCAGAATTTCAGTGATGGGCGGAGAGCAAGCTGCAAGCGTACTCAGTCAAATAAAAAAAGACGGGTTAGCACGTAATAATAAAATCATGACAGATGACGAAGAAACTAAATTTAAAGCCCCTATTATTGAACAATATGAAACCCAGGGTGACCCTTATTATGCCAGCGCACGACTGTGGGATGACGGCATTATCGACCCTTTACAAACGAGGCAAGTACTCGGATTAGCGATATCAGCCGCACTTAATGCACCGATTAAAGATACCCAGTTTGGTATTTTTAGAATGTAG
- a CDS encoding enoyl-CoA hydratase-related protein, translating into MTKNSDQLNIINAEHLHTAIDHQGVATITLTRTKVRNAFSADTINHLLTTLAVLKHDPAVKILILRAQGEHFSAGADIKWMKDIAKLGYQDNLSDAVQLAKLMDKLNQFPKPTIALVQGACFGGAIGLVACCDIALATTTAKFCLSEVKIGLIPAVISPYVVTAIGPRQARRYCLTGEVFSAEQGLEYGLIHQIDDDLDTLSTPFINALLNNSPAAMQAAKALINDITNHVINDTLIADTSQRIAAIRVSNEAQEGLDAFMNKRKPDWSKE; encoded by the coding sequence ATGACAAAGAATTCAGACCAACTCAATATCATCAATGCAGAGCACTTACATACGGCGATTGATCATCAGGGTGTTGCAACTATCACCCTCACTCGTACCAAGGTACGCAACGCATTTAGTGCCGACACAATCAATCACCTGCTTACCACCTTAGCTGTGTTAAAACATGATCCTGCTGTGAAAATATTGATATTACGCGCCCAAGGCGAACACTTTTCTGCTGGGGCGGATATAAAGTGGATGAAAGATATTGCCAAACTCGGCTATCAAGACAATCTATCCGATGCGGTACAATTAGCAAAGTTAATGGATAAGCTGAATCAATTCCCTAAACCAACCATAGCGCTAGTACAAGGCGCTTGCTTTGGAGGCGCAATCGGACTTGTCGCCTGTTGTGACATAGCCCTCGCGACAACCACCGCCAAATTTTGCTTAAGTGAAGTAAAAATTGGTCTTATCCCAGCGGTAATCAGCCCTTACGTTGTTACCGCGATTGGACCTCGGCAAGCACGGCGATATTGTTTAACAGGTGAAGTGTTTAGCGCAGAGCAAGGGCTAGAGTATGGTCTAATCCATCAAATAGATGATGATTTAGACACACTGTCCACGCCCTTTATCAACGCTTTACTCAATAACAGTCCCGCAGCAATGCAAGCAGCTAAAGCACTCATTAATGACATTACCAACCATGTTATCAATGACACATTAATTGCCGACACAAGTCAGCGTATTGCCGCAATTCGGGTATCAAACGAAGCTCAGGAAGGACTCGATGCATTTATGAATAAGCGTAAGCCCGACTGGAGCAAGGAATAA
- a CDS encoding acetyl/propionyl/methylcrotonyl-CoA carboxylase subunit alpha, which produces MSHHAFANKPKPFTKILIANRGEIACRIIKTAQRLGIQCVAIYSAADTNARHVSMADEAFYVGPAPATESYLNCARILEIAAESDVQAIHPGYGFLSENADFAQACTLQGLIFIGPSVDAITAMGSKGAAKTIMATAHVPLVPGYHGHCQDELTLKNNSQQIGYPQLLKAVYGGGGKGMRIINHASEFTYALAATKRESMASFGNDDMLIERYLTKTRHVEIQIFSDHHGNCIYLSQRDCSIQRRHQKILEEAPAPALPLTTQIAMGKAAVAAAKAINYHGAGTVEFLYDEQEQFYFMEMNTRLQVEHPITEMITGLDLVEWQLHIANGAPLPINQNQVHINGHAIEVRIYAEDPDKDFMPASGNIEFLSQPVASKHVRIDTGVVQGDEISPYYDPMIAKLIVWDHNRDLALQRLQAALADYKIAGIKTNIGFLTQLIQVPALQAASLNTDFITTHAEALKPKAVSLNYVLILAGLALQLNLESQHVTTDTITSNTVMHNINNDIHSPWSQTTSWRLNQPAIKKFTLTTTNNDNHHYTLTLIKLAQDFQVTVNSCKQHIQNESQKKNQVCSDSLVSGQLNRNELTACIDGHKIKATIVISPLHITVFYAGSNTVLLRQSLMQSTVQNKALRSSIEDELETKITAPMNGVIVSVLCQPDQIVEAGEPLVVMEAMKMECNINAPVAGTVTTVFYQDGDMVKDGAQLIQLTPSLTLDNKEQA; this is translated from the coding sequence ATGTCGCATCATGCGTTCGCGAATAAGCCCAAGCCATTTACCAAGATCCTCATCGCTAATCGCGGTGAAATAGCCTGCCGAATCATAAAAACAGCGCAGCGACTTGGTATTCAGTGTGTCGCCATTTATTCCGCTGCTGACACAAATGCACGTCACGTTAGCATGGCTGATGAAGCATTTTATGTAGGGCCTGCACCAGCAACAGAATCTTACCTTAATTGCGCGCGAATTTTAGAAATAGCAGCAGAGTCCGATGTTCAAGCCATTCACCCTGGTTATGGTTTCTTATCCGAAAACGCAGACTTTGCCCAAGCATGTACGCTACAAGGGTTAATCTTCATTGGGCCAAGTGTAGATGCGATAACAGCAATGGGCAGTAAAGGCGCTGCGAAGACCATCATGGCAACAGCGCATGTTCCTCTGGTCCCGGGTTACCATGGTCATTGCCAAGACGAACTAACGTTAAAAAATAACTCACAACAGATCGGCTATCCACAGTTACTTAAAGCCGTATATGGCGGTGGTGGTAAAGGAATGCGTATCATCAATCACGCCAGTGAATTTACTTATGCTCTCGCCGCAACTAAACGAGAGTCAATGGCCAGTTTTGGCAATGACGACATGCTAATAGAGCGCTATTTAACTAAGACTCGCCATGTCGAAATCCAGATTTTCAGTGACCATCATGGTAACTGCATTTACCTATCTCAACGTGATTGCTCAATTCAACGCCGTCATCAAAAAATATTAGAAGAAGCCCCTGCCCCCGCATTACCACTCACCACTCAAATTGCCATGGGGAAAGCTGCCGTTGCCGCCGCAAAAGCCATTAATTATCATGGGGCGGGTACGGTGGAATTCTTATATGATGAACAAGAGCAGTTCTATTTCATGGAGATGAATACCCGTTTACAAGTTGAACATCCCATTACCGAAATGATAACAGGACTGGATTTAGTCGAATGGCAACTGCATATTGCCAACGGTGCACCATTACCCATAAACCAAAATCAAGTACACATTAATGGCCATGCGATTGAAGTCCGTATTTACGCAGAAGATCCTGATAAGGATTTTATGCCCGCCAGTGGGAATATTGAATTTTTGAGTCAACCAGTAGCATCCAAGCACGTGCGTATTGATACTGGTGTTGTCCAAGGGGATGAGATTAGCCCATATTATGATCCCATGATCGCCAAATTAATTGTCTGGGATCATAACCGTGACCTTGCCCTGCAGCGACTACAAGCCGCATTGGCTGATTATAAGATTGCCGGCATTAAAACCAACATCGGTTTTTTAACTCAGTTAATACAGGTACCGGCGCTGCAAGCAGCAAGTCTCAATACTGACTTTATTACCACCCATGCAGAGGCCTTAAAACCTAAAGCAGTTAGTCTTAATTATGTCTTAATCTTGGCGGGACTCGCATTACAGTTAAATCTAGAATCACAACACGTTACGACTGATACTATAACCAGTAATACCGTAATGCATAATATAAACAATGATATACATTCCCCTTGGTCTCAAACAACGAGTTGGCGTTTAAATCAACCCGCAATCAAAAAATTTACACTGACAACGACCAATAACGACAACCATCATTACACACTCACACTGATAAAGTTAGCGCAGGATTTTCAAGTAACAGTTAATAGCTGTAAACAACATATTCAAAACGAAAGCCAGAAAAAAAATCAAGTGTGTTCAGATAGCCTTGTGAGTGGTCAGCTTAATCGCAATGAACTCACCGCGTGTATCGATGGCCATAAAATTAAAGCAACGATTGTTATATCGCCATTACACATCACTGTTTTTTATGCGGGTAGTAACACTGTGCTATTACGCCAATCTCTAATGCAATCCACAGTGCAAAACAAGGCCTTACGATCTAGTATTGAAGATGAACTCGAAACAAAGATAACCGCACCAATGAATGGCGTTATTGTCAGTGTACTTTGCCAACCCGACCAAATCGTCGAGGCGGGTGAACCTTTAGTCGTGATGGAAGCGATGAAGATGGAGTGCAATATCAATGCACCCGTAGCTGGCACAGTAACAACCGTGTTTTATCAAGATGGCGACATGGTCAAAGATGGTGCTCAATTAATACAATTAACTCCATCCCTGACACTTGATAACAAGGAACAAGCGTAA
- a CDS encoding hydroxymethylglutaryl-CoA lyase gives MTSRLSDNQNQRSNQAYLLPETVKIVEVGPRDGLQNEIEISLNDKISLVNILSHTGLSMIESGSFVSPKWVPQMANSGELFKRIKRTNGVTYSALTPNLIGLNAAIAANVDEVAIFGSASESFSRKNINCSINESLRQFEPVVTQALATGLPVRGYISCTLGCPYEGYISVNKVAKVAQQLHDMGCYQISLGDTVGVGTPEAVKTMINAVAQHVPITKLAVHFHDTYGQALANIYAALQLGIRVIDSAVAGLGGCPYARGASGNVATEDVVYMLNGLGIESGVNLNELITAGNFICQRLNRPNGSKVALAYPTAQARFQSLI, from the coding sequence ATGACGTCGCGACTCTCTGATAACCAGAACCAGCGCTCTAACCAAGCGTATCTACTGCCCGAAACAGTTAAAATTGTCGAAGTAGGCCCCCGGGACGGGCTACAAAATGAAATAGAAATAAGCCTAAATGATAAGATCTCGCTGGTGAATATTCTTAGCCATACCGGTTTGAGCATGATCGAATCAGGTAGCTTCGTCTCTCCCAAATGGGTGCCCCAGATGGCAAATAGTGGCGAGCTATTTAAACGTATAAAGCGCACTAATGGTGTTACTTATTCTGCGTTAACGCCCAATTTAATTGGTTTAAATGCTGCTATAGCTGCGAATGTCGATGAAGTGGCAATATTTGGTTCTGCGTCTGAAAGCTTTAGCCGCAAAAATATTAACTGCTCTATTAACGAATCGCTGCGTCAATTTGAGCCAGTTGTAACACAAGCGCTAGCGACAGGCTTACCCGTACGTGGTTACATATCTTGCACACTAGGCTGCCCCTATGAAGGCTACATCAGCGTTAACAAAGTCGCAAAAGTAGCTCAACAGTTACACGACATGGGCTGTTATCAAATTAGCCTTGGGGATACTGTTGGTGTTGGCACACCCGAAGCGGTAAAAACCATGATCAACGCCGTCGCTCAGCACGTTCCCATCACTAAATTAGCTGTACATTTCCATGATACTTATGGCCAAGCGTTAGCCAATATTTATGCCGCATTACAATTAGGCATTCGTGTTATCGACAGTGCAGTAGCAGGTTTAGGTGGTTGCCCTTATGCCCGTGGCGCGTCAGGTAATGTCGCCACCGAAGATGTGGTTTATATGCTTAATGGCTTAGGGATTGAATCTGGTGTTAATCTCAATGAATTAATTACTGCGGGTAACTTTATTTGCCAACGTTTAAATCGTCCCAATGGCTCTAAAGTCGCCTTAGCCTACCCAACCGCACAAGCGCGATTTCAATCATTAATATGA
- a CDS encoding acetoacetate--CoA ligase: MTVETAVPIWTPSQARIDGSNINHYLRFLRDEYSLTFAHYQQLHQWSINNTAIFWRSLVTFFKFKGDFNLNRIFVYDDCFYRCQWFPDSTLNFAENLLFPNNISAYKNEKYNEDKLAIISHGEDGRRTQLSYKQLRNEVTRIAAAMRELGIVKGDRVAGLLPNSSEAIIAMLATTSIGAIWSSCSPDFGFQGVMDRFNQIQPKLLFACNGYCYAGKQINIMDKVSAIANALPELNELVIVSYLKTTPTPTQNAYSKKLDAPIRDKSSQCDWRYFSAVIPRSLTFESVNFSDPLYILYSSGTTGMPKCIVHSVGGTLLQHVKELALHTDVKVDDRIFYYTTCGWMMWNWLVSSLSQGATLVLFDGSPFYPHQQVLFELADTEKVSIFGASAKYYSACDKALLHPAQDYNLSHLKTLLSTGSPLSHESFDYIYQYIKQDICVSSISGGTDIISCFTLGMPTLPVYRGELQCLGLGMDVTFMHNEGSKHNTEGKGELVCRQPFPSMPTGFWQDPYGRKYHNAYFTHFDNIWAQGDYGELVKHHIGAWHTENDIPQDIHINQVGVIIHGRSDAVLNPGGVRIGTAEIYRQVEKLAAIQESIAIAQQWHDDVRVILFVRLSKNVILDTLLTMQIKNIIRTNTSPRHVPAKIIAVADIPKTISGKIVELAVRNVIHGIAVTNKDALANPEALALFADLPELQCE, from the coding sequence ATGACAGTAGAGACCGCAGTACCAATCTGGACACCGAGCCAAGCGCGCATTGATGGTAGTAACATTAACCATTATTTGCGATTTTTGCGTGATGAATACAGCCTTACTTTTGCACACTATCAGCAATTACATCAGTGGAGCATTAATAATACGGCTATATTTTGGCGCTCATTAGTTACTTTTTTTAAATTCAAAGGTGACTTTAACCTTAATCGTATCTTTGTTTACGATGACTGCTTTTACCGCTGCCAATGGTTTCCAGATTCAACATTAAACTTTGCAGAGAACCTGCTATTCCCCAATAATATTTCAGCCTATAAAAACGAGAAATATAACGAAGACAAGTTAGCCATAATCAGCCACGGTGAAGATGGTCGACGCACCCAACTTAGCTATAAACAGCTACGAAATGAAGTCACTCGTATTGCCGCCGCGATGCGTGAGCTAGGGATTGTAAAAGGCGATCGTGTTGCTGGTTTATTACCCAACAGCAGCGAAGCGATTATTGCAATGTTAGCCACAACCAGTATTGGCGCAATCTGGTCATCTTGCTCGCCTGATTTTGGTTTCCAAGGCGTAATGGACCGATTTAATCAAATCCAGCCAAAATTATTATTCGCATGTAACGGCTATTGTTATGCCGGAAAGCAAATTAATATCATGGATAAAGTGTCAGCCATTGCCAACGCCTTACCCGAATTAAATGAACTCGTCATTGTATCTTATTTAAAAACAACACCGACACCAACACAAAACGCGTATTCAAAAAAACTTGATGCACCTATCCGTGATAAGTCCTCACAATGTGACTGGCGGTATTTTAGTGCCGTAATTCCACGCTCTTTAACATTCGAGTCGGTTAATTTTTCAGACCCGCTGTATATTTTATACTCTTCAGGCACGACAGGCATGCCAAAATGTATTGTACACAGTGTTGGCGGCACATTGCTGCAGCATGTAAAAGAACTCGCCTTACATACCGATGTTAAGGTAGATGACCGCATTTTTTATTACACAACATGTGGCTGGATGATGTGGAATTGGTTGGTGAGCAGTTTATCTCAGGGCGCAACCTTGGTGTTATTTGACGGCTCACCATTTTATCCACATCAGCAGGTACTTTTTGAACTGGCTGATACAGAAAAAGTATCCATTTTTGGTGCCAGCGCCAAGTATTATTCAGCCTGTGATAAAGCCTTATTACATCCAGCGCAAGACTATAACCTCAGTCATTTAAAAACCTTGCTATCAACTGGATCCCCCTTGTCACACGAAAGCTTTGATTATATTTATCAATATATTAAACAAGATATTTGTGTTTCAAGTATCAGTGGTGGCACCGATATAATTTCTTGCTTCACACTGGGCATGCCAACCTTGCCTGTGTATCGCGGTGAACTGCAGTGCTTAGGGTTAGGTATGGACGTGACCTTTATGCATAATGAAGGGTCAAAACACAATACTGAAGGTAAAGGGGAACTAGTTTGTCGCCAGCCCTTCCCTTCGATGCCTACGGGTTTTTGGCAAGACCCTTATGGTCGTAAATATCATAACGCTTACTTTACCCACTTTGATAACATCTGGGCACAGGGTGATTATGGCGAATTGGTGAAACATCACATCGGTGCTTGGCATACCGAAAATGACATACCGCAAGATATACATATTAACCAAGTCGGTGTGATCATCCATGGTCGATCCGATGCGGTATTAAACCCCGGAGGGGTACGTATTGGCACCGCAGAAATATACCGACAGGTAGAAAAGCTTGCAGCGATACAAGAGTCAATTGCAATTGCACAGCAGTGGCATGATGACGTACGCGTGATCTTGTTTGTACGTTTATCAAAAAATGTCATATTAGATACACTATTAACTATGCAAATCAAAAATATAATTCGAACCAATACCAGTCCAAGACATGTCCCGGCTAAAATCATCGCGGTGGCTGATATACCCAAAACCATCAGTGGTAAGATTGTCGAACTGGCCGTGCGTAATGTAATACACGGTATTGCAGTAACGAATAAAGATGCCCTCGCTAACCCTGAGGCCTTAGCCTTATTTGCTGATTTACCTGAACTACAATGTGAGTAA